The Aestuariibaculum lutulentum genome segment TGTAATCCGTTAGGGAACTGATTTAAATACCCATTGAATTGTTTAATAGCCTTATCGGCATTATTATCTAAATATTGTTTTTCGGCTGCCTCATAGGTTGCATTGTCTAAATCGGCATCGGTAACCTCTACATAATTTAAGGTTTTTACCCAACTTGCGTATTCATCAACACGTCCCATATCTATGTAAATAAGTCGTGCTGTCGCTACCGCCTGAACGGCTTCAGGTGCCCCTTCATATTCCGCTGCCACTTTTTTAAACTTAGTTAAAGCCTGTTCGTTTTGGTTTCCATTATAATAAACTAACCCTTGGCGCAATAATGATTTTGGCACAAACGAGCTCATTCGGTATTCCGAATTTAATCGATCGTAAGCACGCATCGCTTTATCCGATTGATTCACCTTAACCAAAGTATTACCTAATTCGTACATGGCATCGTCACGTAATTTAGACTTTGGATAAGCTGAAATAAATTCTTCAAGTTCGCTAATCTTTTTAGAATCTTTACCTATATATCCTGCACTAATCGCTTTTTGAAAGAAGGCGTAATCCGATTCAATAGCGTTTAATTTAATGGCACTTTCGTAGGCGTTAATAGCATTCTGATAGCTACTTGACACAAAAAACGCATCTCCCAAACGTAGATATGCATCATTCAACCTTACATTATCGCGCTGCTTTGTTGCAGCAATAAAGGAACTGAAAAACTTCGCAGACTGATCGTAACTTTTAAGTTTAAAATAGGTATAAGCTAAATTGTAATCAATATTTTCATACTCAGGTGTTGTCGTTGCTCCACTTTGTTGTTTAAACTGCTTAAAACCCACTAAAGCAAGATCATAATTTGTTAAATTATAATCTGTTTCGGCTTTCCAGAATGTTGCTCTGGCTGTGTAATTGGCATCACGTGGTTCTTTAAGAGATGATTCAAACATCTTCTGAGCTTCCAAAAACTGATTATCGTTATACAATTCCAAACCACGATAAAATGCTACTTTTTGATATGCCACTTTATTTTCAAAACTATTTTTCCCTTCTAATAAACGCAGAGCTTCCTGATAATTTTTAGAAGTAATATATGAATCGATCAATAAAGTTTCTATTTCTTCACGTTGTGTCGATTTCGGATATTTGTCTAAATACCCGGTTAACACCTGAGGTGCCGACTGATACGCATTACCAATCTCGTAGCTAATTTTGGCATAATTTAAATAGGCATCTTCCTGAATTTTTAAATCGAAATCCATTTGAGACGCATTTCTGAAAGCATTTAATGCCTCCTGCTTTTTACCTAATTTTATGTAGCTTTCTCCTAAATGATAATATGCATTTTGGGCAATGCTGTTGGTTCCACCAATAATTTTATTGAATTCTGAAACCGCATTTTCGTAATCCCCTTGCTTATAATACGCGTAACCTAACTGATAAAAATCGGTATTATTCCACTTCCCTTTTTTACCCTTATAGGCTTTTAAATATGGGATGGCTTCTGCATATTGTTCAAGGTTGAAATAACTCTCTCCTATAATTTTTGAAAGTTCGGAAACCTCATCCCGATTACTCTTTTTCAACTGAGCTTTAGCTAAATCGATAGCCTTCTGAAAATTCCCAAGTTTGAAATTTAAATCGGCCTGATAATACGACAGCTTTTCTTTGTAACGCTCCTGGTCACTAACCTGATCGAAGTACTGATTCGCTTGTTTATAATCGTCTCCTTCATAAGCCATATACCCAATGTAATATTTAGCCTGAGAGCCATATTCTTTAGAGCTTTCTACACGCGACAAATACTTTCTGGCATCACCATATTGCTTTGCTGCAAAAGCTGAATATCCGTTATTAAAATAAAACTTTTCTTTATCGCTGTAAGCAAGACCACCTTCATCTACTTTATCATACCACTTCCTGGCATAAGCATATTTTCCGTTGGCAAAATAATAATCGGCTACATCTAAATAGGCGGTATTTCTTTTGGTACTTGTTGGGTAGTCTTCAACAAAACGCTCTACAAGTTTATCGGCATTTTGCTGATTTAAACGCACAGCACAATTGGCAATGTAATAGGTACAATCAGACTGTAAACCTTCTTCTTTATGCTGCTTCTTAACATTACTAAATAATGCCTGAGCTGCCATATACTGTTGATTATTATAAAGCGACAAAGCCTTTTGATAATCTACTAAATCGCTGGTATACACAGCCGATTGTTGTGCTGAAATCTGATAGCTTATTCCGAGGGCCATCAAAAGAGAAACACTATTTATTTTAATCATTAACGATTCGTTTTTTTAATTTAAAATCAAAGATAATTTATATAAAAGGTATAACGCAATAATCGTGCTATAATTATAAACCGACTTATTAAAAATTGAAAAATAACGAGAGATAATCAGCGTTTTAACTTATAGCCAAAAAACTTTTTAAACATTAATTTTTAAGTTTCAACTTATAAATAATACATTTACAACACATAAAAACTTTTCATTTAAAACCTATGTCAAATCCTATTTTACAATTAAAAGATGCTTCTATATTTCAGGGAGAGAGTTTAGTACTATCTAACATAAACGTTGAAATAAATAAAGGAGATTTTGTTTACTTAATTGGAAAAACAGGAACTGGTAAAAGTAGTTTTATGAAAACACTATATGGAGATTTACCACTTACCAAAGGTGAAGGACATATTGTAGATTTTAACCTGAATGGTTTAAAAGAGAAAGACATCCCTTATTTACGTAGAAAACTTGGTGTCGTTTTTCAGGATTTTAAACTTCTAACAGATCGTACTGTTAATGATAATTTACTATTTGTTTTAAAAGCAACTGGCTGGAAAGACAAGCAAGAGATGACTAACAGAATTGAAGAAGTTTTAACCAAAGTTGGCATGAGTACAAAAGGCTTTAAGTTTCCACACGAATTATCGGGCGGGGAACAACAACGCATTGCCATTGCAAGAGCATTACTTAATAATCCTGAGCTTATTCTTGCCGATGAACCTACAGGAAATCTAGATCCGCAAACGAGTATTGAGGTGATGGAAGTGCTTCAGGATATCAACAAAAATGGCAACACTATTTTAATGGCTACCCACGATTATGCGTTGTTATTGAAATACCCAAGCAAGACCTTAAAATGTGACGAGAATCAGGTGTATGAAGTGGTGCAAAGGAAGGGGTAGTTTATGTATGACTTCATTAAAAACAGCATTGCAGCTTTAATTCCAAAAAAATTACTTTTTGAAAATGAATTGTTTTTTAGATCGGTTTATAGTTTATTATATTTAGGCAATAACCATACATGTAATATTTGCAATTATAAACTACGTAAATTTATTAGACTAAAGAATGGAGATTTGCTATGTCCGTCTTGCGGTAGTTTGTCACGAAACCGACGCTTATGGAAACTATTAAATGACAACCACCACATAACAGGTAATATTCTTCATTTTTCACCATCAAGAAGCCTGTATAGAAACCTTAAAAAAATTGAATCCCTTTCATATTTCAGCACAGATTATGAAGATGAATTTTTAGCTGAATATAAATTTGATATTACAGATATCAACCAAGAAAACTCTAAATTTGACACCATTATATGTTATCACATTTTAGAACATATCGTTGATGATCTAAAAGCCATGAAAGAGCTCTACAGAGTTTTAAATTCAACAGGAACAATTTATATTCAAACCCCTTTTAAAGATGGTGATATTTATGAAGACGTATCCGTTGTTACTCCTGAAGAAAGAAATATTCACTTCGGACAACATGATCATGTAAGAGTTTATTCAATTAAAGGTCTTAAATTAAGATTGGAACAAACAGGTTTTAAAGTTAAAGTTATTAATTTCTTAAAAACTGATGATGACGTTATTTACGGCTTTCTTTCTCCTGAAACAACTCTAATCGTAACAAAGTAAATGCTATCAATTTTAATCCCTACATATAATTACAATGTATATCCGCTTGCTTGTCAATTGGAAAAACAAGCTCTTGAGTGCAACATAGAGTTCGAAATAATATGTATTGATGATGGCTCTCAATCTGACCTGAATAAAGACAATAACAAAATCAACCAACTACATAATTCAAGATTTAAAACGCTTTCTGAAAATGTTGGCTTAAGTAATAATCGAAATATACTTGCCGATGCTTCAAAATACAATTTACTTTTATTTGTAGATGGAGATTCATTACTTCCAAATAACAATTATATTTCAAATTATATTGAAGCTATAAAAAAAGATACAGATGTTGTGTACGGTGGAAGAATTCATCCAAAAACTGTATCCTCATCAAGAAAACTGCGATGGAAATATGGAACATACAGGGAAGACACAACCTCTACCCAAAGAAATAAAAACATTTATAAATCTACACTTTTTAATAACACTTTAATAAAAAAAGAGATTTTTAACAAAATTGGTTTTGATAAAACCATTAAGGAATATGGGCATGAAGACACCATATTTGCATTTAACTTAAAAAAACATCATGCTTCGGTGTACCACATTGACAATCCAGTTCTGCATAACGACGTAGACTTAAATACTGTATACTATGTTAAAACGCAAAAAGCTTTAAATAACTTAAATTCAATATATCGAACAGGAATTATCGACCCCAACTTTGTAACCTTTTTAAACATTTTTATATCCTTAAAAAAGTTTAAATTAAATTATCTTTTTGCAGGATTTCACGTTATTTTCGATGGTCTCTTAAAATACAATTTAATTTCAAGGCGACCATATCTTTTCTTATTTGACCTTTTTAGAATTACCTACTTTTCATATATTAATCTAAAAAAATAATGCCATTCTTTTCAGTAATAATCCCTCTATTCAACAAGGAAGACAACATAACAAAAACATTAAATAGTGTTATTAATCAAACCTTTACTGATTTTGAGGTTATAATTATTAATGATGGCTCCACAGATTCTAGTCTAAGCAAAGTACAAGAAATCAGTGATAAAAGATTTAAAATTATAAATCAGGAAAATTCAGGAGCGTCAACGGCGAGAAACAATGGTATAAGCTTATCACAAGGAAATTACATAGCCCTCCTAGATGCTGATGATTTTTGGCACACAAACCATCTTGAAGAATTAAAAAAGCAAATTCATTTATTTCCTGATGCAGGTTTATATTGCAATAATTATGAAATAGAATTCAAGAACAAAACTATTAAACCTGCGCTATTTAATTTTAATTATAGCTCTTCTCCTATTATTATAAAAGACTATTTTAAAAGTAGCATTATAAATTCTGTAGCCTGGACTTCTGCAGTGGCTTTCAAAAAAACATCATTTTTAGCAATCGGTGCTTTCAATTCTAAATTTGAAATCGCCGAAGATATAGATTTATGGATTCGATTTGCTCTTAAATATGACGTTTGTTTCAACCCCAGAATAACGATGATCTACAAAAAAAACATAGAAAACAGTTTATCCAAATATGAAAGAAATGAGATACGCTATAATTTTATAAACAACTATCGTTCATATGAACTGGAAAATAAATCATTAAAACTATATCTTGATGTAAATAGATATGCTGTTGCTTTAAGATGTAAAATGAATAACGAAAAACAACTTTATGAAAAGTTGAAATCTGAAATAGATTTTAATAATATTAATCTAAAGCAAAAAGTATTATTACATTGCCCCAATAATATTCTAAGACTCATAAAAAAAATTCAGAGTATTCTTTTAGAAAACAACATCTATTTAAGCGCCTACAAATAATTTAAAGTCACTATAATTCCTAATATAGTCATTTTCATTAAAAACATCAGACGCCAACACTAAGCATACAGATCCAGATGAAAAATTCTCCAATTCTCTCCAGACGCCAGTTGGAATTAACAACCCAATATTTGGTTTATTGAGCATTACTTTTTTCTTCTCAAAACCATTATCTAAAACAACCTCAAAGCTTCCGCTTAGAGCAATTAACAATTCCAATTGCTCTTTATGCGCATGTCCCCCTCGATACGCATCGCTAGGCACATCATACAGATAATATACTCTCTTAATATCGAAAGGGACACCATCCTTCTCTATAACGGATAAGTTTCCTCTACCTTTTTCATCAATAATTTTAGGAATTTCTATTAAACTAAATGTATTCTTTTCAATATGCATATTAACTATTTCTAATTTCTAATCCTTGTCTTAGCAAAGATTTATATTTTAAAATCCCTTTAAGACCTGCTTTGTACTTTATAAAAAGTTGACTGAAGTATAAATCATTATTTTTTAACAACAACAATAAATGATAAGCTAATTTAAAATAAGTTACAATTCCATTATATTTATAAAAAACAGCACTTCTGGCAAAAATAACTTTATCACTTGACACATCTGTTCCTGAACTATAACAAGGGTGTTTTAAAATTATTATTGGTTTATAAAACAAATTAAGATTTGCTCTTAAACAACTTCTTAAAAAAACGTATTCATCAGCCGTTTCAAATATAGATCCCAATCCAAAATAATTATTAAAAAACAAATTATGTTCAACAACGCTTTTTCTTCTAAATGCAATTACCACAGAATTTACAGTACTAACCGTTTTTCTATCATGTTTAACTGTATCTGGGTATCTGTTATATAATTCCCCTTTATCATTAATCATTTGAAAAGTAACAATATCTGCTTCTTTATAATCAACAAAAGCATCTAATATTTTCTTAGAAAAACTTTGCTGATATTGTATATCATCATCAGCTAACAAGCAATACACTGCTTTTGCATTTTGAATAGCTAAATTTCTACTTTTCGAAATTCCTTTTTCAAACGAATTAATTACCCGAATATTTGAATAATTGGATTTTAAAATGTTCGCCTTTGAAGTCTGATTAACAATTAAAATATTGTAATTTATATAATCGTCTGGAAACATATTTGAAAGAAATCCTAATGAGGTTCTATTCATTGTTGAAATAAGTATTTCCAGATCTTTTTCTTTATTTTCAACATTAACCATTTAAAACCTATATTTGAAACAAATGTATAAAATTAAATGAAGATTTTATTAGTAGGTGAATATAGCAGATTACACAATTCATTAAAAGAAGGCCTAACCAAATTAAATCATGATGTTACTCTAATTGGTAGCGGAGATGATTTTAAAAACTACCCCATAGATATTGATATAAGCCCTTCCCTTTTTACAAAATCATTTCTTTTTAATTTATCTAAAGTTGTACATAGGCTCACCAATATTAGTTTTATAGAATTAGAAAATGCTTATAGATTTTATAAAATATTACCAAAATTAAAGCACTATGACATTGTTCAGCTCATTAATGAGAATAGCTTAAAAACTCACCCAAAATTAGAAATTTGGCTATTAAAAAAACTTTTTAAACAAAACGGAAAAGTATTTTTACTTTCATGTGGCACAGATTACATAAGTGTAAAATACGCTTACGACAATAAATTCAAATACTCTATTCTAACCCCATTACAAAACGACCCAAGATTAAAAAAACAGTTTCGTTTTATTTTAATGTACCTAAATAAACACTACAAAAAATTACATTTATTTTTATATAAAAACACAAAAGGGGTTATCGCTTCTGATTTAGACTACCATTTACCCTTGAAACATAACCCAAAGTATCTGGGGTTAATCCCAAACCCAATTAATACCAATAAAATTCAATATCTTGAAAATA includes the following:
- a CDS encoding glycosyltransferase family 2 protein, translating into MLSILIPTYNYNVYPLACQLEKQALECNIEFEIICIDDGSQSDLNKDNNKINQLHNSRFKTLSENVGLSNNRNILADASKYNLLLFVDGDSLLPNNNYISNYIEAIKKDTDVVYGGRIHPKTVSSSRKLRWKYGTYREDTTSTQRNKNIYKSTLFNNTLIKKEIFNKIGFDKTIKEYGHEDTIFAFNLKKHHASVYHIDNPVLHNDVDLNTVYYVKTQKALNNLNSIYRTGIIDPNFVTFLNIFISLKKFKLNYLFAGFHVIFDGLLKYNLISRRPYLFLFDLFRITYFSYINLKK
- a CDS encoding cell division ATP-binding protein FtsE: MSNPILQLKDASIFQGESLVLSNINVEINKGDFVYLIGKTGTGKSSFMKTLYGDLPLTKGEGHIVDFNLNGLKEKDIPYLRRKLGVVFQDFKLLTDRTVNDNLLFVLKATGWKDKQEMTNRIEEVLTKVGMSTKGFKFPHELSGGEQQRIAIARALLNNPELILADEPTGNLDPQTSIEVMEVLQDINKNGNTILMATHDYALLLKYPSKTLKCDENQVYEVVQRKG
- a CDS encoding glycosyltransferase family A protein — its product is MVNVENKEKDLEILISTMNRTSLGFLSNMFPDDYINYNILIVNQTSKANILKSNYSNIRVINSFEKGISKSRNLAIQNAKAVYCLLADDDIQYQQSFSKKILDAFVDYKEADIVTFQMINDKGELYNRYPDTVKHDRKTVSTVNSVVIAFRRKSVVEHNLFFNNYFGLGSIFETADEYVFLRSCLRANLNLFYKPIIILKHPCYSSGTDVSSDKVIFARSAVFYKYNGIVTYFKLAYHLLLLLKNNDLYFSQLFIKYKAGLKGILKYKSLLRQGLEIRNS
- a CDS encoding class I SAM-dependent methyltransferase; this translates as MYDFIKNSIAALIPKKLLFENELFFRSVYSLLYLGNNHTCNICNYKLRKFIRLKNGDLLCPSCGSLSRNRRLWKLLNDNHHITGNILHFSPSRSLYRNLKKIESLSYFSTDYEDEFLAEYKFDITDINQENSKFDTIICYHILEHIVDDLKAMKELYRVLNSTGTIYIQTPFKDGDIYEDVSVVTPEERNIHFGQHDHVRVYSIKGLKLRLEQTGFKVKVINFLKTDDDVIYGFLSPETTLIVTK
- a CDS encoding sugar 3,4-ketoisomerase, with the translated sequence MHIEKNTFSLIEIPKIIDEKGRGNLSVIEKDGVPFDIKRVYYLYDVPSDAYRGGHAHKEQLELLIALSGSFEVVLDNGFEKKKVMLNKPNIGLLIPTGVWRELENFSSGSVCLVLASDVFNENDYIRNYSDFKLFVGA
- a CDS encoding glycosyltransferase family 2 protein, producing the protein MPFFSVIIPLFNKEDNITKTLNSVINQTFTDFEVIIINDGSTDSSLSKVQEISDKRFKIINQENSGASTARNNGISLSQGNYIALLDADDFWHTNHLEELKKQIHLFPDAGLYCNNYEIEFKNKTIKPALFNFNYSSSPIIIKDYFKSSIINSVAWTSAVAFKKTSFLAIGAFNSKFEIAEDIDLWIRFALKYDVCFNPRITMIYKKNIENSLSKYERNEIRYNFINNYRSYELENKSLKLYLDVNRYAVALRCKMNNEKQLYEKLKSEIDFNNINLKQKVLLHCPNNILRLIKKIQSILLENNIYLSAYK
- a CDS encoding tetratricopeptide repeat protein, with amino-acid sequence MIKINSVSLLMALGISYQISAQQSAVYTSDLVDYQKALSLYNNQQYMAAQALFSNVKKQHKEEGLQSDCTYYIANCAVRLNQQNADKLVERFVEDYPTSTKRNTAYLDVADYYFANGKYAYARKWYDKVDEGGLAYSDKEKFYFNNGYSAFAAKQYGDARKYLSRVESSKEYGSQAKYYIGYMAYEGDDYKQANQYFDQVSDQERYKEKLSYYQADLNFKLGNFQKAIDLAKAQLKKSNRDEVSELSKIIGESYFNLEQYAEAIPYLKAYKGKKGKWNNTDFYQLGYAYYKQGDYENAVSEFNKIIGGTNSIAQNAYYHLGESYIKLGKKQEALNAFRNASQMDFDLKIQEDAYLNYAKISYEIGNAYQSAPQVLTGYLDKYPKSTQREEIETLLIDSYITSKNYQEALRLLEGKNSFENKVAYQKVAFYRGLELYNDNQFLEAQKMFESSLKEPRDANYTARATFWKAETDYNLTNYDLALVGFKQFKQQSGATTTPEYENIDYNLAYTYFKLKSYDQSAKFFSSFIAATKQRDNVRLNDAYLRLGDAFFVSSSYQNAINAYESAIKLNAIESDYAFFQKAISAGYIGKDSKKISELEEFISAYPKSKLRDDAMYELGNTLVKVNQSDKAMRAYDRLNSEYRMSSFVPKSLLRQGLVYYNGNQNEQALTKFKKVAAEYEGAPEAVQAVATARLIYIDMGRVDEYASWVKTLNYVEVTDADLDNATYEAAEKQYLDNNADKAIKQFNGYLNQFPNGLHVLQSHFYVAQLYYKQNLSANAAPHYEYVVGVPQNEFTEVALSRLSQYYLEQKDWNKAMPLLERLESEASLPQNVVFAQSNLMKANYQLEHYNEAVSYAEKVLSNSKIDNKIQGDAHIIIARSAMKTGNEAKAKTAYAQVEAVATGETAAEALYYNAYFKNKSGSYEASNVAVQKLAKDYSGYKYYSAKGLVLMAKNFYQLNDAFQATYILESVIENFKEFDDVAEEASKELRAIKANEAKTNSSVQPEGN
- a CDS encoding glycosyltransferase produces the protein MKILLVGEYSRLHNSLKEGLTKLNHDVTLIGSGDDFKNYPIDIDISPSLFTKSFLFNLSKVVHRLTNISFIELENAYRFYKILPKLKHYDIVQLINENSLKTHPKLEIWLLKKLFKQNGKVFLLSCGTDYISVKYAYDNKFKYSILTPLQNDPRLKKQFRFILMYLNKHYKKLHLFLYKNTKGVIASDLDYHLPLKHNPKYLGLIPNPINTNKIQYLENNFDGKIKIFHGINRMNYIKKGNKFFDEALNIIKKKYPDEVEIIITENIPYNEYIKIYNSCHILLDQVYAYDQGYNALEAMAKGKVVFTGAEQEWLDYYKLEEDTVAINALPDSNKIAEKIEWLILNPNMIKNISRNARSFIEKEHNYVNIANTYLKTWKNK